GGTAGGCGCCCAGCCGCCGGCGGTACGCACCGCGTTGGCGATGACGCTGTGGATGCTGCTGCGCTTGCGCGGCGTTCATTGTTCTTCCTGGCAAGTGTGGCTGTGGTGCGTCGGGCTGATTTTGCTGTGCGATCCGCTGGCGGTATTATCAGACAGTTTCTGGCTATCGGTGCTGGCGGTGGGCTGCCTGATTTTTTGGTTCGAATGGGCGCCGCTCGGCGAGCGATTTCGTTCGGCCTGGTATTGGGCGCCGGTACGCTGGCTGCATATTCAGCTGGGCATGACGCTGTTGCTGGTGCCGATGCAGGTTGCGCTGTTTTTAGGCCTGACGCTGACCTCGCTGCCGGCCAATCTTTGGGCGGTGCCCATTGTCTCATTAGTGACGGTGCCGTTGATTTTGCTGGCGGTGATCGGCGGCGTCTTCCCCTCGCTAAGTTACGGGCTTTGGTGGTTGGCTGATTTCACGTTGAGCTGGGTGTTTGTGCCGTTGAATTACCTGCAGCGCGGCTGGGTGGATTTGGGGGCAACCTCGCTGCTGGCCAGCGTAGGGGGCTGGCTTATCGTTATCTGTTGGCGCTTTCATTGGTGGTGGCGTTACGCACCGGGGCTGGCGACGATAGCGATATGCTGCGTGCTGTGGCGGGGAAAAGACCCTGGATACCGATGGCGCGTTGACATGCTCGATGTCGGGCACGGCTTGGCGATGGTGATAGAGCAGAACGGCAAAGGAGTATTGTATGACACCGGCGATCGTTGGCCTGCAGGCAGCGCCGCCGAGCGGCATATTTTGCCGATGCTGAACTGGCGAGGCATTGAACTGGAACAGATCATTATCAGCCATGCTCATCTCGATCATATCGGCGGGCTGCCGACGGTACGGAGCGCGTTTCCACAGGCGACGGTGCGTAGCCCGATACGCGGCGAGGGACACTTGCCCTGCGTCGCAGGTGAGCGTTGGCGCTGGCAGTCGTTGCAATTCGAGGTGCTGTGGCCGCCGAAAACGCTCAAAAGGCCGGTCAATGACGACTCCTGCGTGATTCGTATCGACGATGGGAAATACAGCCTGTTGCTCACCGGTGATGCGGAAAAGAAAGCAGAGGCGCAGCTGATTCGATTGCGGCGCGATCGCTTAGCGGCCACGGTATTGCAGGTGGGGCATCATGGCAGCAGAACCTCTTCGACGCCGCCGTTTCTGCGCGCGGTCAATCCTGAGGCGGCGCTGGCGTCAGCATCTCGTTACAACAAATGGCGATTGCCGGCGCGGAAAGTGGTCGCCAGATACCGGGCAAATGGCATTGCATGGCGCGATACGACGCGCTCAGGTCAGTTATCGGTACTTTTTTTCGACAACGATTGGCAAATTAAAGGCTTTCGCGAACAATTAATGCCCCGTTGGTACCATCAGCGGTTTGGCGTAGAGGGTGATAATGAGTAAAATAGGCCGCTATTTCTTCCGATGCTGGTATTTGCATGATGAATGATAAAGATCTCTCGACCTGGCAGACGTTCCGTCGACTCTGGCCGATGATCACTCCTTTTAAGACCGGGCTGATTGTGGCCGCCATTGCGTTGATTATGAACGCAGCGGGGGACACGCTGATGCTGTCTCTGCTTAAACCGCTATTGGACGATGGGTTTGGAAAAACCGACAGCAGCGTGCTGGTGTGGATGCCGCTGGCGGTGATTGCGCTGATGCTGATGCGCGGCGTGACCAGCTTTGTTTCAAGCTACTGCATTTCCTGGGTTTCCGGCATGGTGGTGATGCAAATGCGCCGCCGTTTGTTTGGCCACATGATGAGAATGCCGGTGGCCTTCTTCGATCAGCAGTCCACCGGGACACTGCTGTCGCGCATTACCTATGATTCCGAGCAGGTGGCTTCCTCTTCTTCCAGCGCGCTGGTGACCGTGGTGCGTGAAGGGGCTTCGATTATTGGCCTGTTCATCATGATGTTCTACTACAGCTGGCAGCTGTCGGTGATCCTGATCGTGCTGGCGCCGATCGTTTCCATCGCCATTCGTCTGGTGTCCAAGCGTTTCCGCAACATCAGCAAGAACATGCAGAACACCATGGGGCAGGTGACCACCAGCGCCGAACAGATGCTGAAAGGCCATAAAGAAGTGCTGATCTTCGGTGGCCAACAGGTGGAAACCGAGCGCTTCAACTCGGTGAGCAACCGCATGCGTCAACAGGGCATGAAACTGGTCTCCGCGTCTTCCATTTCCGATCCGATCATTCAGCTGATCGCTTCGCTGGCCTTGGCGTTCGTGCTGTTTGCCGCCAGCTTCCCAAGCGTGATGGAAACCCTGACCGCCGGGACTATCACCGTGGTGTTCTCGTCGATGATCGCGCTGATGCGTCCGCTGAAGTCGCTGACCAACGTGAATGCCCAGTTCCAGCGTGGGATGGCGGCCTGCCAGACACTGTTCTCTATTCTGGATATGGAACAGGAAAAAGACACCGGCACCCGCGAAGTGAAGCGTGCGAAAGGCGACATCGAATTCCGCAACGTCACCTTCTACTACCCGGGCAAAGAAACGCCGGCGCTGCGTGATATCAACCTGAAAATTGCCGAAGGCAAGACCGTAGCACTGGTGGGACGCTCGGGTTCGGGCAAATCCACCATCGCCAACCTGCTGACGCGTTTCTATGATATCCAGGAAGGCGAAATCCTGATGGACGGCCACGATCTGCGCGAATATACCCTGGCCTCACTGCGTAATCAGGTGGCGCTGGTCTCGCAAAACGTGCACCTGTTTAACGACACCATCGCCAACAACATCGCCTATGCGCGCGAGAGCGAATACAGCCGCGAGCAGATTGAGAAAGCGGCCGAAATGGCGTACGCGATGGACTTCATCAACAAGATGGAGAACGGCCTGGATACGGTGATTGGCGAAAATGGCGTGATGCTGTCAGGCGGCCAACGCCAGCGTATCGCCATCGCGCGCGCGCTGCTGCGCGACTGCCCGATCCTAATCCTCGACGAGGCGACTTCTGCGCTGGATACCGAGTCCGAGCGTGCCATTCAGGCCGCGCTGGACGAACTGCAGAAAGATCGCACTTCGCTGGTGATCGCGCACCGTCTGTCTACGATTGAGAAGGCGGACGAGATCCTGGTGGTGGAGGACGGCCGCATCGTTGAACGCGGCGAGCACGCCGCACTGCTTGAACAGCAGGGCGCTTATGCGCAGCTGCATCGCATGCAGTTTGGCCAATAATGATTGAGCGCATCTGGTCCGGCGGTTCGCTGCTTTATCTGGCGCTGCTGCCGCTCTCCTGGCTGTATGGCCTGTTCAGCTGGCTGATTCGTCTCAGTTACCGTTGTGGCCTGCGCAAAAGTTGGCGCGCGCCGGTGCCGGTGGTGGTGGTGGGCAACCTCACTGCCGGCGGCAACGGCAAAACGCCGATGGTGATCTGGCTGGTAGAACACCTACAGCAGCGAGGCTATCGCGTTGGCGTGGTCTCGCGCGGCTACGGCGGCAAGTCGGCGGTCTATCCCCTGGTGCTCAATCAGAATACCTCGACCCGCGAGGCAGGGGATGAGCCGGTGCTGATTTATCAGCGCACCGGCGCGCCCGTGGCGATCGCACCCAAGCGAGCCGAGGCGGTGCAGGCTTTGCTGCAACAACAGCCGCTGGATGCGATCATCACCGACGACGGTTTACAGCATTATGCCTTACAGCGTGATTTTGAGCTGGTGGTCATCGACGGCGTGCGTCGTTTCGGCAACGGCTGGTGGTTACCGGCCGGGCCGATGCGCGAGCGTGCCGCGCGGCTTGGCAGCGTCGATGCGCGCATCGCCAATGGCGGCGTGGCGCAGGCCGGGGAGATCGCCATGCGCCTGCAGGCGCGTGAAGCGGTAAACCTGCTTAGTGGTGAACGTCGCCCGGCGGCCGAGCTGCCGCGCGTGGTGGCGATGGCGGGCATCGGTCATCCGCCGCGTTTCTTCGCGACGTTGGAAAAGCTGAACGTCGAGGTGGTGCAGGAAGTGGCGTTTGCCGATCATCAGGAATATCAGCGGGCGCAGCTGGCGGCGCTGGTTACCGCAGAGCAAACGCTGCTGATGACGGAGAAGGACGCGGTGAAGTGTCGCGCCTTTGCCCAGCCCAATTGGTGGTATCTGCCGGTTGATGCGGTGCTACCGTCCGCTCAGGCTGAGCAGCTGCTGCAGGATATCGAATCCCTGCTGTCTAAGTAACCTCAGGATGCCAGCGTGGCGAGCCCCAGGGCTTGTGCGCAGGCTTCCAGCGAACGCTGCTGGGTTTGTTGATACAGCGCCAGCTCGTCGATGACCTCACTGCCCAACGCTTGTTCAAACGCTGCACGGCTGGAAGCGGCGTTGTACTGCGTGTGGCGGTTGTCCCCCAGATTCGACTGGAATATCCCTGCGGCGCTGACCGGCAGAAAGTCTTCATAAACCAGCGGCTGGAAGCGAACGTGTTCTTTCTCGATCAGTTGCTCCAGGGTGCTGTGTTTATCCAGCGACTCTTTGGCTGCCAGGCCGCATTCGGTCGGAAAATAGCGGAACCACGCCAGCTGTTGCTCGCGCAGCGTGGCGTAATCATCAGGAAACGCCCGGAAGTTTTCCTCGAGCAGTTGATAGTAACGCTCGGCATTCTTCTCGCTTGGCGGGGCCTGTAGCGCATCGTTGGTCGCCTGCAGCAGGCGGTCGTAGAGTGCGCGTCCTTTAGGCGTCAGCGCCACGCCGCGTTGTTCGATCTCGCCGAAGCGCGCGGTATGATGACCGGCAACGGCATGGCCGTCGCGCTCAATGAAATCGACGCTTTCTTCCAACGCCTTGAAGCTGGTCTGGCGCAGCAGGATCGCACGGCGGCGGCGCGGCGGGCCTTCGATGACCGCCTTGGGCGTAATGCCGCGGCCGGGCATCGCCTGCTGAACGCGATCGATATCCAGCGTGCGCGGTGTCAGGTGGTTGATATGCGGCCCTTTAAACGCCACTACGTCGGCGATCAATCGATGCTGATCGTGCAACTGCCGGTATTCTTCGGCGCTGACTGTCGCCTGGCTGTGCCAGCGGAAGGTTTCCAGCGCTTGCTCGACAAATTCCTGCGCCTGCGTTTCATTTAATCCGCCTTGCGTTTCTTGCAGCGCGATCAGCTCCAACGCACGATCGGTAAAGATGCGGCGGCGCGCCAGCAAGCGCTCGGCCAGCTCACGCAGCGCCGGATTGTCTATCAGTTCCAGGCGTAGCAAGGAGGTGAACACGCGGAAAGGACTGATCTGCAGCGCGTCTTCATGTACGGCGCGAAAAGCGGTGGAGTGCACCGGAACGCCCGCTACCGACAGGTCATAGTAACCGACTGGCTCCATGCCCATCACCCGGAACAGGCGGCGCAAGGTGGCCAACTCGTCTGCGGTACCGACCCGGATCGCGCCGTGGCGTTCCATCGCCAGGCGTTCTATCTCGCCGGTGATTTGTAGTTGATGAGCCAGTGCGGCATCTTCGCGCAGAACCTGTCGGTTGGTTTCCGCTACCAGTTCCAGCAGATCGCCGTACAGCGGTACCTCTTTTTGGTACATATCCGACATCGCGTGAGAGAATCTGGCGCGGATTTCATTAGGTGAAACGAACTGCTGGGCGGTCATGCGCATAGCTCCTTGATTCAGCATAATCTGAAAAATCGTGTTTTTAGCGGCAAAAGTGCTGGCGAAAAAGCCGTCTGCCTTGTTTTCCCCTCAAGTTTAGCCATCTGATTTGGGATTTGTTATAGGTGCGCCAAGCATATTAGAGTTTTATGCGTTAGCTCTCATTTGCAGCGCACAGACGGACAAGTGATGCGCCGGCCAGGAGGAAGAGGCGGCGGATTGGCTGCGGAGAACGATAAATTAATTCATGTGTATTCAGGGGGATAAAAATAAATTCGGCGTAATGGCGAATTTAATGCAATAAACCTCTTGTGCATTCACCAGTTTTATGAGTAAATGCAAGTCGGCCTGTAATCCAGACCTATTTATGTTCGAGTTTAGAGTTAAGCAGTTCCTCCAAAAACGTTATCATCCGATTCCGCTTCAAAGACGAACCTTCTAAGTACCTCCCATAAGTAATGTTTCTGAAATGGCCCCAATTGCCTCTTATGGCAGGTTTTGTAAATATATTTAAAGGTAAATGTAATGTCTAAGAAGACTGGTCAGGTTAAGTGGTTCAACGAAAGCAAAGGTTTTGGTTTCATTGAGCAGAACGACGGCGGCAAAGATGTATTCGTACACTTCTCCGCAATCATGACCGACGGTTTCAAGACCCTGGCTGAA
The sequence above is drawn from the Serratia sp. FDAARGOS_506 genome and encodes:
- the lpxK gene encoding tetraacyldisaccharide 4'-kinase translates to MIERIWSGGSLLYLALLPLSWLYGLFSWLIRLSYRCGLRKSWRAPVPVVVVGNLTAGGNGKTPMVIWLVEHLQQRGYRVGVVSRGYGGKSAVYPLVLNQNTSTREAGDEPVLIYQRTGAPVAIAPKRAEAVQALLQQQPLDAIITDDGLQHYALQRDFELVVIDGVRRFGNGWWLPAGPMRERAARLGSVDARIANGGVAQAGEIAMRLQAREAVNLLSGERRPAAELPRVVAMAGIGHPPRFFATLEKLNVEVVQEVAFADHQEYQRAQLAALVTAEQTLLMTEKDAVKCRAFAQPNWWYLPVDAVLPSAQAEQLLQDIESLLSK
- a CDS encoding cold shock domain-containing protein; the encoded protein is MSKKTGQVKWFNESKGFGFIEQNDGGKDVFVHFSAIMTDGFKTLAEGQRVEYTIQDSPRGPAAANVVAL
- a CDS encoding VOC family protein; this encodes MTAQQFVSPNEIRARFSHAMSDMYQKEVPLYGDLLELVAETNRQVLREDAALAHQLQITGEIERLAMERHGAIRVGTADELATLRRLFRVMGMEPVGYYDLSVAGVPVHSTAFRAVHEDALQISPFRVFTSLLRLELIDNPALRELAERLLARRRIFTDRALELIALQETQGGLNETQAQEFVEQALETFRWHSQATVSAEEYRQLHDQHRLIADVVAFKGPHINHLTPRTLDIDRVQQAMPGRGITPKAVIEGPPRRRRAILLRQTSFKALEESVDFIERDGHAVAGHHTARFGEIEQRGVALTPKGRALYDRLLQATNDALQAPPSEKNAERYYQLLEENFRAFPDDYATLREQQLAWFRYFPTECGLAAKESLDKHSTLEQLIEKEHVRFQPLVYEDFLPVSAAGIFQSNLGDNRHTQYNAASSRAAFEQALGSEVIDELALYQQTQQRSLEACAQALGLATLAS
- the msbA gene encoding lipid A ABC transporter ATP-binding protein/permease MsbA; protein product: MMNDKDLSTWQTFRRLWPMITPFKTGLIVAAIALIMNAAGDTLMLSLLKPLLDDGFGKTDSSVLVWMPLAVIALMLMRGVTSFVSSYCISWVSGMVVMQMRRRLFGHMMRMPVAFFDQQSTGTLLSRITYDSEQVASSSSSALVTVVREGASIIGLFIMMFYYSWQLSVILIVLAPIVSIAIRLVSKRFRNISKNMQNTMGQVTTSAEQMLKGHKEVLIFGGQQVETERFNSVSNRMRQQGMKLVSASSISDPIIQLIASLALAFVLFAASFPSVMETLTAGTITVVFSSMIALMRPLKSLTNVNAQFQRGMAACQTLFSILDMEQEKDTGTREVKRAKGDIEFRNVTFYYPGKETPALRDINLKIAEGKTVALVGRSGSGKSTIANLLTRFYDIQEGEILMDGHDLREYTLASLRNQVALVSQNVHLFNDTIANNIAYARESEYSREQIEKAAEMAYAMDFINKMENGLDTVIGENGVMLSGGQRQRIAIARALLRDCPILILDEATSALDTESERAIQAALDELQKDRTSLVIAHRLSTIEKADEILVVEDGRIVERGEHAALLEQQGAYAQLHRMQFGQ
- a CDS encoding ComEC family protein, producing the protein MLPLLVLPQLPELWLLWPMLLIAGLLLRTRWSFCHYLACLGLGFIWAVFNAGSLLGHMERLSRMPDVTAVVQVSSVALEPAASKQTLMHLERIDGHWLVPALAFTTTWAPERQRLCAGQRWQLKLRLRPVHGKLNEGGFDSQRWAIAQRQPLTAQVRQARLLAGDCGLRQRIISHAETNIGELRYKTVLLALAFGERTALEQALRTLMLKTGIAHLMAISGLHVAMVAILFWAVLRALQFFLPAHLIGYRFPLVAGWVATLIYVWLVGAQPPAVRTALAMTLWMLLRLRGVHCSSWQVWLWCVGLILLCDPLAVLSDSFWLSVLAVGCLIFWFEWAPLGERFRSAWYWAPVRWLHIQLGMTLLLVPMQVALFLGLTLTSLPANLWAVPIVSLVTVPLILLAVIGGVFPSLSYGLWWLADFTLSWVFVPLNYLQRGWVDLGATSLLASVGGWLIVICWRFHWWWRYAPGLATIAICCVLWRGKDPGYRWRVDMLDVGHGLAMVIEQNGKGVLYDTGDRWPAGSAAERHILPMLNWRGIELEQIIISHAHLDHIGGLPTVRSAFPQATVRSPIRGEGHLPCVAGERWRWQSLQFEVLWPPKTLKRPVNDDSCVIRIDDGKYSLLLTGDAEKKAEAQLIRLRRDRLAATVLQVGHHGSRTSSTPPFLRAVNPEAALASASRYNKWRLPARKVVARYRANGIAWRDTTRSGQLSVLFFDNDWQIKGFREQLMPRWYHQRFGVEGDNE